One window of Thermoproteales archaeon genomic DNA carries:
- a CDS encoding glycosyltransferase, which produces MSEMTIKYKYFILSGTTLYVATFLFIYNIYHLMVKDALSFVAALLFFLVQVVWFFIILNHAATLARLAYFKNPSVSNLAPSMLPKISIIVPIYEEPRGLIEEMVNALASLIYPREKLEVIVVDDSEAKTVISYNYGFFRRLKNYGIDLKYIWRIQRKGYRGGALNEALKIAKSQYIIVLDIDHIPLPCMAWRLVSVIMKTDHDVIMFPQEFKNWNHNSITLASYIGYRFDYAFSRKGKTVTNSGFCVGTNWIGDRRKIVEAGGFDEESIVEDMATSMLKWHPHGLKIGLIDEVLAYGLVPDTIESFKKQQYRWSLGAFKLFPKLLKNMWALTFFQRFDYLFNIAWYLIGLTVIFSGIFPVLSVLGVNFLYVVFPLSYILSCKYCFIQRLFLKDKPLGR; this is translated from the coding sequence ATGAGCGAGATGACAATAAAATATAAATATTTTATTTTAAGCGGTACAACCCTCTACGTAGCGACATTCCTGTTCATATACAATATTTATCATCTAATGGTCAAAGATGCACTGAGCTTTGTAGCGGCTCTTCTTTTCTTCCTAGTCCAGGTCGTATGGTTTTTTATAATTTTAAATCATGCAGCTACGCTTGCTAGACTGGCTTATTTTAAGAATCCATCTGTATCTAACTTAGCACCCAGCATGCTGCCTAAAATTTCAATAATAGTTCCTATCTATGAAGAACCGAGAGGACTTATAGAAGAAATGGTTAATGCTTTAGCAAGCCTAATATATCCTAGAGAAAAACTCGAAGTGATCGTTGTTGATGATTCAGAAGCTAAAACCGTCATATCTTATAATTACGGTTTTTTTAGAAGATTAAAAAACTATGGAATAGATTTAAAATATATCTGGAGAATTCAAAGAAAAGGCTATCGTGGCGGAGCCTTAAATGAAGCATTAAAAATTGCAAAATCTCAATACATTATTGTGCTTGATATAGATCATATTCCTCTTCCATGCATGGCTTGGAGACTTGTAAGCGTTATTATGAAAACCGATCATGACGTAATAATGTTCCCACAAGAGTTTAAAAACTGGAATCATAACAGTATTACGTTAGCGTCCTATATAGGATACAGATTCGATTACGCCTTTTCCAGAAAAGGAAAAACAGTCACAAATTCAGGATTTTGCGTCGGTACAAACTGGATAGGAGATAGAAGAAAAATCGTGGAAGCAGGAGGTTTTGATGAAGAAAGTATAGTAGAAGATATGGCGACTAGCATGTTAAAATGGCATCCTCATGGCCTAAAGATAGGATTGATAGATGAGGTATTAGCTTACGGATTAGTCCCGGATACTATTGAAAGTTTTAAAAAACAGCAGTATAGATGGTCTCTAGGAGCTTTCAAGCTTTTTCCTAAATTATTGAAAAATATGTGGGCACTAACTTTTTTTCAACGTTTTGATTATTTATTTAACATTGCTTGGTATCTTATAGGTCTAACAGTGATTTTTTCTGGAATATTCCCCGTACTTTCTGTTCTGGGTGTGAATTTTCTATATGTCGTATTCCCTTTATCGTATATACTTTCCTGCAAATACTGCTTTATTCAGCGCCTGTTTTTAAAGGACAAGCCATTGGGACGGTAG